The DNA sequence GAAAAAGAATTTAAAGAAATTTTTAATAAAAAACTGGAAGGTAAAGTTGAAGTTGATTATGTATTTCAAGAACTTGAAAATGTACCAGAAAAGTATGTTAACCCTGAACGTACTAAACCGTGGGGAACAGGTCATGCTTTATTAATGGCGAAAAATGCTGTAAAAGAAAATTTTGCAATAATAAATGGAGATGATTTTTACGGAAAGGAAGCTTTTGATGTAATGGCAAAGTCTTTGGCAAAAAAAGATAAAGATTCTTACGATTTTAATACTATGGCATATTTGCTTAAAAACACGGTGTCTGATCATGGTTATGTTTCTAGAGGTGAATGTAAAGTAAATGATGAAGGTTTTTTGATAGATGTTACAGAGCGCACTCATATAGAAAAAATTGATGGTAAACTTATGCGTGAAGATGATAATGGTAGTTTTATTCCTATAGATCGAAATACTGTGGTGTCCATGAATTTTTGGGGATTTACTCCAAAGTGTTTTGAATTTGGAGATCAATTGTTTGAAAGTTTTTTGGAGGCCAATAAAGCAAATTTAAAAGCAGAATTTTATTTACCTTCAATAGTCAATGAAATATTGAAATCAGAAAAAGCAAGTGTAGAAGTCTTAAGGTCTGATGCTAAGTGGTTTGGGGTGACGTATAAAGAAGATAAGGCTATTGTTCAAAAAGCTATTGAGGAATTGAAAATGAAGGGGGTTTATCCTAAAAAATTATGGTAATATGTTAGAAGAAAAATTAAAAAATATTTTTGAAAAATTTGAACATGGAAGTGAATTTTATGCGTTTAAAGAATTGGCTTCTGGCCATATAAATGACACCTATTTAATATTAACAAAAAAGAAACCCTACTTTGTGTTACAACGAATTAATCATGGTGTTTTTAAAGACGTTCCCGGTTTAATT is a window from the Pseudalgibacter alginicilyticus genome containing:
- a CDS encoding nucleotidyltransferase family protein, whose amino-acid sequence is MKIEKPTLIILAAGMGSRYGGLKQIDSFTPEGDTIIDFSLYDALSAGFGKFVFIIRKSFEKEFKEIFNKKLEGKVEVDYVFQELENVPEKYVNPERTKPWGTGHALLMAKNAVKENFAIINGDDFYGKEAFDVMAKSLAKKDKDSYDFNTMAYLLKNTVSDHGYVSRGECKVNDEGFLIDVTERTHIEKIDGKLMREDDNGSFIPIDRNTVVSMNFWGFTPKCFEFGDQLFESFLEANKANLKAEFYLPSIVNEILKSEKASVEVLRSDAKWFGVTYKEDKAIVQKAIEELKMKGVYPKKLW